Below is a genomic region from Augochlora pura isolate Apur16 chromosome 2, APUR_v2.2.1, whole genome shotgun sequence.
ATTGAACCAAACTGTTTCGCTGCAACTCACGAGGGAGCACGAGGAGTCTGTACTGAAAGGAAGATAGAGCacaattaattagaaagtTCGGGAATCTTGATATCACGAATTCCAGCCCGTCCCGACGGTTTTCCCGGTGCTGTCCAAACAGACAGCGCGTATTAACGCGACCCGATGAGATACAATCCCATTTTTTGGAGCACTGCCAAAACCGCATTTTCTCTATAGTTCGAATCCTTCGTTCGCTCGTATATAGCGATCGGTATCAAGGATTCTGAATACATCGCGGGACCGTCGAGATTCCGTTCCGCTGACCGATTAAAATTCACTCGATTAAAGTACTGTTCGAATCTCGGCAATCCAGAAATGTTGATCCCGCGGCAGAAACGTTGTTTCATTGTTTTGCTGTAACCGTTTGCTTTCTATTCGAAgatcgaaaattcatttttgatCCATTGACCATCGATTATTGTACATTGATCACGGATCGTTACTGaaaattgatcattttttgTACTTTTCCGAAAGTACTCCAGTGGTGGTATATCTGCAATAATTAGAAGGTTGAGATGGCTAATTTTAGatagttttacattttacttatatctatcgaattttatttaaattcgtagAAACTTTTAGCAAACGAAGAGGATACAACgttatttattgtatctttGGTAAGTTAAATCCGCTGTGGGATTATAATTCGCCGTAGGATCATCATCCGCCGCGGAatgcgttttaattaattattgcgcACGTGCGTTATTTAGTTACGAATTACAAGTGCTTCCTTCCGTTTCACGCGAATCCAGTTCCAGTGCCCGGAAAGACCCAACAGATTGGAACTAGTTCCTTCGATTTCTAATTTAACAGTGGTTCAATTTAACTTTCCCGGTTTCAGCTTCCATGGGACTAGACATTGCTTCGCTTCATTCCGATTCTACGGGGGAAAACAACGGGATTGCTCCGTACTCCCGATTCTACGTAGaaccaataaaattttcctcgAATTTGTGTTACAAGCGATTTCCCAAGGCAATCGTTGCCGACCGTAGACGATCGACGCCCGGTAAAcagcattattttctttactcgttcgtaataaaaaaaagaaagaaaaggcgCTCCTCTAATTATCCCGGTACAGGCCGTTATTTGGGCCATCCCTTTATTTAGCCGTCGACATTGTCTAAACTGCTTGGGTACGTAGGGTTGCGCTGATTAAAATCAGGCAAGACTTAATTAGGCCGGTGTCATTAGGGAAAGGCGTCCTACTCGATCTCGATAACGCGGCTCCGCCTGCTCAAGAACTCATTTAcctaacaaatttttcatccCCCTTTTGCGGGAGATAACTAGGCGTCCCGGGGAATTCATCCTTCTGGAAATTTCTTTTccgtcttttttttctttcatccaACACTTATCAGGCCTCGCACGTACcggaaaatcaatttattttccatcggGGGAAACGACGACgggagggaggaagggggggggggggacttTGCGCAAAATCGATCCGCGGAACAGTCAAAAAGGCAATTAAACGTTATTGACCGTTAAATATGAAAACCGGTCGCCGGGTAAATATTTTACGGATAATTCCAAGACCTATCGATCGGCACCGTGAATTATTAAAGTTTGTAGTTCTGTGCCGCGGGAGGAGGGTGGTCGCCAATTGGCTGCAACGCGGTGGATAGTTCTCGCCAGAACTTGTCGAATTTCGTATCCGTCCGAACTGTTTGcgatatatttgtatttaaatgacTTGACGTCGTCGTTCTGTTTGAACATCACGATATCGTTGCGTATTCAACCGAGACGGTGTACGAAACGGTAATACAGATAAAGTTGttaagaatttcaatttccgtTTCTCTCGCGTTCATTCCCGATGGACGTGTTAAATATGTAATCCTCGACGGGTCCGACGTTCTAAAAAATggtaagtgaaataaaaagcgTACGACGAAgatgtgttaattaaattctagaTGAACGATCAATTGTATTATCAACTCGACTATGGAAGAGAATCgacatagaataaattaattttacaacagAATGGAATGAAAGTTCAATGTTGAGGTCATGTGTGGTCACTTGAGGTTAACGTAATCGGTATTCGATGTAGTCGAATATAGACGTAACGTAAATAGCGAGTGACCAGAAATAGTTACTATTTCTGTTAGAAAAGTTTATATTTGACCGTGCCCGATAAAATACCGAGAAACCGTTGACATTTACGAAAATAAGCGGAACAGCGaggaaatattaatgcaattgTATATCGGTGACCGGACACGTGAAtaacaataactataaataGTAGATATTTATGTTGGAAATACCTATATTTCGCTGGGTTCGATGACGTTTACGTGACCGTTCTATCATTCCACTTTATTTTTGCTTTCGatcaaatttttagataatacgATTTCGCGAGAGACAAAATCTGCTAAAACTATTACCAACGAGACCGGTAgatgataaataatgaaattgtgcCGCCCCTTCGAAAAACAAAGTGTCTCGCCTACATGTTTTCGTAAACAGCTCGATCGAGGGAGTTGATGGActcctttttttctcgcaGCCACGCGAAAAACCTCCGCTCTCCACATTGTGCAATGAGATTCAGTTGAATGGAAGAAGCGAGTGATCGGTGTACTGTGAATAATCGTTGCACGGCAGGCAGCCTTGTCCATGAAAAGGTGGTGCAAGTTGGAGCGCGAATAATGCGCATGCATGCACTTTGTATTTATAGACCGACGGTGGGGCCCTATGAGAGCAAAAATTCAAGTGTCTGAAATTCGCTTTCCGGCGTGTCTTTCAGACGGatattttttctctattttattcaagaCTTTCTGGTGTCGCGCGACACGGTCTGCTGTGATTCTAcgcataaattaaatttacaattttattttacttagaAATTGTAATATCTAGACTTTCTTgcggtataaaatatatacgagTCAATTGTACAGAACGAGAATGCATTGCCTTTTTAATCGTtgcagtaattattatataattatcattaaatttttctaacgttTTCACAGTTTTGTGTTTGATgtactcatttttgtcatacattcatttctgtcataaattcattttagtatactaaatatatcTTTGAGGGACGATGTTGTCGTTCAATTTGATTCCAACTAAAAGCTCTAAGCATATTACAAACATTATGCAACACATGCCAGCGCCTTCCGCGTCCGTGACACgaccaaaaagaaaaagaattaatgaGTGACATAATTAGTGGTTCATTACCACATAAATTAGTCCATTTAAAGCGAAAGATTTTGttgggaaaagaaaaaggatgaTCCGACGTTGCATCGAAGAGGTTGCGTTCTTtggaaaacaaatttaaaacgaATAAGCAACGTTTGGTCTCGTACAAATTTTTGGAAAGCAAACAATATCGAAGCGATCGAAACACATGATCTGTTGGCGCCTGTAATACATGCTTCAACAAAGTTCTCGAGATGATTTGATCTCGGCGGTATGAAATATAACCTTTATCGATTTGatccttaatttatttatctcgagCTTTACGATTCCCGTCGAGTAGGCGAATCTATCTATATTTCATTGAGGCTTTCAGGCGTTATTATTGGAATTTACTCTCATTAAGGTCTCTAATTATGTAGCCAATCTAATTATAACCAAAGCAACCCTTCGCTTCTATTTAATTCACCCTCGATGTTTCTTAGATGATGCCGACGTCGCAGAGACGAGTACAGAATTTCTGTGCGTCGGCGTTACTACACCGTAAACTAAAGATAGCGACAAGATGGTGGCCAAAAAGGCTTTAGCTACTCGGGCAAGGCAATAGCTATGTATCGATTTGCCCTATGCTCTTCCATCTCGTCCCCGTGGTCGATGCACCGTTGATGCTTCTACTATCTAATCAAGCTAAAAAGCATAGaattcgatcgaaaaattTGATGGAATCATGGAAGATACGGTTGACACGCACTGCCGACCAAATGTTTGGAACCAATTTCCCGAGTCCTAAATTATAGCTAGCCgagtttgtataaaattggTTCTTATATTCTGTAAATCGGTGTAAtcgttttaaccccttgccgtactttaacgaatcAGACTCGAAGATTTCTAGCAacaagctgttaggtatgaatccGTTTCTTTAActaagaatcaaattttattctctcgtcaccaatatttaaacattcaagtagatgtgagcacacgataaatataaaattcctttttcttctaataaaattaatacaatcgaaaaaattccaaaCGTAATTGCtacgattagaattttctaaagaaaatagCACGGCGAGGGGTTGAACCGTGATCCCGAATGTTAGGTGGGAGGGCGATAAAAAGAAGGTCCGatcgaaatgtaattttattctcattaaatatataatcgtGTTACGCGTATTGCCTTTTTACTTATCCCGTCTGACAATTACAAAAACGGATCACATTGTCAGAGGTGTTACAAGATAATCAGCCTGTAGAGTACAATTACGAGTGGACTCGAAGCGATTCAACCGACCGCAAAAAAATTGACAGTTTGGGGCTCGTTGCGTCGCGACGACCGAAACCGTTTTGCCTCTTCTCGTTATCGTATTTACAAGTTCGACTGTCCCGgacgttaaaaaatatctgagATCCCGTGAATAACGATCCCCTTCCCCTTACCCCTCCCCACCCCACCACACCCCCGGATATTCGAGTCTGAACACTCTTccgcttttcttttttcgtcgaGGAAATACTCGGCTCCTCGCGGCGAAAAAAAGTTACAAACCGTAGAAAAATTAGGTGATGGTGAACGAAGGATTAAACGAATCGGAATACACCTCGAAGTACTCGATGCCGGTGCTCCACGGATTATTTAAACGTTGCTAACCAATTTTTGTGGAACTTCTCCGACAATTTAGTCGACAATCCTTGGATCGCCGTGTATTCGATATGGGACACTTtagaataaaatcgtcgatcgaCTAAATCAATTCTTTCTTCTCCGGGAGACAATGATCCACGGATCGACGACCACTTTCTGCCGTTCACGGCGATAGACTCCCCGATGCAACTCTTCGATCGctttaataaatgttcaaaaagTTATTGTGTTGTTTTCATTGTCTTCAATGTCCCCGAGGCCCTCGGTTAGTTCCTGCGTGAAGAGGAACCTCGGaacctcccccctccccccccccccccccgtccctCGAATTATCGCATCCTCGTCGAATCCGTGGCGCATTGTTGCCTTGCTCGTTGAAAACACAAATCTCGCGGTGTTCACGGAACCGACGCGACTCTGCATCCGTTAGCGCCGCTTTTCTCCTAATTCGTTTACGtatcaaattgaaaatgcCGGGCTCACAACCGGCCGAGCTACCACGGTACAAGTACGGACATACaatatcgataaatataatgtatatattaatatataaataacacgATATCCTTTACACTAGAGTACAgggtgtatatacatacaatggGGCGGGCTTAATCGTGCGCATGCTCTAGTTTCTCGGATTCGCGTGAACACGATTCTTCCGTAATTATAACGTCTCCCAGATTCGATCGGCAGAGGCTCCTCCGtagtttcgttttcatttaaaaaattaacgacCGTATCTGCGAACAATATTCCggagaaattacaaaatattccaTTCCGCGATTCCCTTGAAACAACGTCCCGGAGGAAACTTTCCTTTCGCGTTTTCCACGAATCGAAGAGACAACAGCGCGCGCACTTAAGCCAGACACATTGTACACGATGGATGGAGTCTTCATAATAGTCAGCGGAGCATTGAAGAGCTTTTTCTCCCCGTTGGTGTCGAACATTGTTTCCCGATCTCCAACAACTCCGATTCGTCGAAACGTCGTTCTAAATAGCGATCTGTCAATGCAAAAGTAGGAAAATAGCGAGGGGATTTATTCGGCGCGGTTCGATCGCAACGATCGTTCACTTCTGGATCTCGACCCCGTGATCCCAGGCGCGGGTCTCTTTTGGCGGTGAGGACGGAGAAAACGATAAGCAGGTGTTCCGAAGTGAATTCAACCGATGATTGCCCGatggaaatatagaataacTTCAGCTGCTGCCGGGCTACGCAACGCAACACACGGCCGTCGATCGACGCGTGTTCCTTCCGCAGATCCGATCCAGATCACGTtgcaaaaaagaaacattcaTCCCGATGAATCTCCGAGTACCGAATAGAACTCCGGTCGCCACCCGtatcttataattaaattcgcaaTTTCAATGTTGACGCGTGTATTTGTAAGTCGTTCACAAGTACTGAACAAAGAGTCTCGTataattttagtgaaaaaatgtttctgtgCACCGTTTCAAATCCAATAACTTTTCCAAAATCCTGATAAAATTACTTGGATTTCGTTGACATGCTGTAAGAACTAATTTAcgaattacagaaaaatctttcgtgttttgaaattttcaaaaaatttcttgTACAACCCTGAACCGGTTTTCAGTTTGTTATTTTAGGAAATAATTCACTAAATCGTATTTATAAGTCGAAATATATTCattcttataatttcataagaTTAGACTTTCAGTGCTCGGTacgtttaatgttaaattatttatacataaaaaatgataaaatgcTGAGAaaacgttatatttttgttactccGATCCACGTTAATTTCTTATCAAAATCTCTTCGCTTATTGTCTAACCTAGTTcgaacatttcaaaaattcaaataattcggttgaattttgaaaaaagttattctattttaaaaggtacgctcagatttttatttctactgattttaattatcaacCATTGGTGAACAATCAAAATCAATGCACGTTTCCAATCGTACACAAATCTTTCGagtaatttttcatcgaagaGAGCTTAACGTAATCTTATCGAATTAAAACCGGGATGAATATTCGtcagaataaattcttaaataaaagatCTCGTAATCTCATCGCTAAACAGAATTATATCACcgcggaaaataatattaatttccagaattataataataaaaaataaaaatctctttcGTTAGTCTGCCACAATTGTCTGTATAGAGATTCGAAGGACGAAGCTGTTCGCCGACGTAAATTACAGCTCCGAGCTGTGCTCGAGACAATTGAACGGAACAGCATGTAGCGTGAACGCTAAGCGAAATCTCGGATTAGACGCGTATACGGAGAAAATCCGTCGGTCTAATTAATATACCAGGACACGCGCGGACACGGCGGCCTAAGCTACGATCGACAACATCTCTCGGATCTCTCTGTCGTAGACTGTGTTTGAATAGCTTCCGCCTCGACGTCATCTATCACAGGGAAACAAAAAAAGTACTTCTTCGATGTTATTGCCCTAGAATTGTCTTGAGAGCGACTAGAATCTTCCCGTGGAAATCGTACCGAGGGGTACGACGCTTGTCTCCGGTTCCACGCTGACCCGGTTACCGGAACAGACCTTTATTCCTTGTTCGCTGGTTCATCTGGTGGAAATTGCTCCACTCGTTCTTCTTCTCAGAGAACGAGAAATCGATCGTGTTGGACAATCGGCGAATCCATTGCTTCCTCAGAAATGTTTCCGGCGGTCCGATCGAGCTGTTCATTGTTGGTAACCGTTCGCCTGTGTCTGGCCCTCTTGGCTGTCTATACTGTAACCGGTTATGCTATCCGGGCTTTGCAGGGACGCCGCGTACAGAGGATTCACCGGCGTCGAGTTCGTGTCGAATTGCGTCGAATCGTAAACGCTGTGGTTCTGTGAACAGAAGAATAGCACGTTGTTTGCGTATCCTTTACAAAAaggtcttttttttttattggtcTCGGATTCGGGGCCCACCTCGGCGGCGGCACTTGTGCTTTCGAACTCAGTCGACTGTGAAAGAGCATCCGAGGGTGTGAACACTTTTACGTGTTGTTTCTGAAGAGACGAGTAAAATGGCGTgtttaacgataaataaaagtgtatcagagaaatattgaaactgAAAGAGCAACATTCTTTGTACTTGGACACGATTGATGGTAGCGTGGACGTTATCTTTTCtcattttcacattatttaatGCTTTAATTGATTAAGCATCGAATTGTATCAAAATTTTCTACTTGTCGGTATGAAATATCcgtttgaattttatagtGTTTCATTAACTAgagtttctattaatattagtaatgaaaagaaaagattTAGAGAAAAAAGTATGGcagtttataatatacaaaatcatGAAGAATTCAAACGACTATCATCAAGCGGAAAGTTGAAAagtatttgataaaattcgCACAGTGTAACTTTATTTATAGCTCCAGTACTAACGCATTGATTACCGTATCGGTAACAAAACGAATTTCATTCCGTTCCGTAATGAAATCATTAATGAGCGTAATTAAGATTCCGGAGAGTGTTTCGTGTGCAGATACTTGAAGCGTGTTTATACGCGTACGACATGGCAACCAATGTATCGATAAAAGACCATTGCAAATACAAAACATAAATGTATACTTCCAAGCCGGGTGCAAAATGATTGTTTGCAGTAATACGCAGTGCAAGAAACACGTTGCAAATGAAAAGAAGCGCTTGTGTACCGTACCGTCgcaacagaaaattaaaagattagcATAATCCATTGCCAAGTtagtgttataaataaataaaaccatGTACGTTGACTACATCgataagtttaattaaaatctaaacaTGCCGTATATACAGATATAATAAAGCATTTGTGCGCATctctattatattacactatgATACATCTAGTTAGTCAGCGCGCGTGACTATGTTCCAATTGTTAAAAACGGCctgaagtaattaaaaatttttttacatacaGGTTGTTCCATTCGATTTtatcgttgaaaatattttcagtaccTTCGATAGTTTTTTTGTTACACGaggaaactaaaatatttatcgactCGTACGTGTTTCTAAACCGATAAAATCcgaaattatatacatatattgaagataaataaagaatctTTGCGATGATAAAGCAGACTGAAACACCCTGCACATTTACTAATCACTTAGACTTTACATCGATGAGATTCTCAAGCGAATATTTACAACAACTCAGTCTGTACGTAGGTCTTCTCATCGGAAGAGGAAGGATTGGGATTCATTTCACTGTCCCTCGAAGACTTGTGACTATTCGACATTGTTAACGACAATAAATAGTCGTTCAGACCGCCAGACTCCTTTTTCTTAGAATCTTTCTTACGCGTCCCGAACGTGTCATCGCTAGAGAGCATATGCTTTGAAAGTAACAATTGAGAAGCACTCGAAACATCGGCGGAGTCGTACGTCTCCTCGGCGGAGTGGAACGTCTCCTCGGAAGAGTCGAATGTCTCTTCTCTATCGATTTTGGAAGCCTCGGTAATAATTGACTGCCCCCCAGCAAGATCTGAAGACTCTTGAGTAAACGTATCAGTTACTTTCGGATCGTAATGACCACTGTCCAGAATGGACTGCAAAGTATTCTCTAGAGGAGGCGGCATCTCAAACAACTGGGCGACGTTCCCTTCGGAACCTTTTCTCCCGCTTTCCAGGCTACTTTTTCTCGTAAATGAATACAAGTTCGTGTTGCTATCGTTAACTTTGGGCTTATACAGAAAGTTACTAGCAGTACTCTGAGGAAATAGCAAGTTGGAAACACTACTAGGTCCACCATATTTGATCTGCGATATGGAACTACTTTTCCAAGCGGAGCTAGGAAATCTTAGATCGGGCGTGCTCTTCTTtgaatcgataaaattgtctGATCTCGTGAGGGGTAAGTTTTTCAAGTCCGCGCCACCCTTGTCCGTGCTAAGCCTTCTCGGAAAGTTTTTAATGCCGGATGTAGAACGATACAAAGCGGTCGAGGAATCGTAGGCGTGTCCGCTAGTAGTTTTGGAATCACCGGGAGATGCTAGGGAGTGGAAGGATGCCTTGTGCTTTGAAGAggatgattttaatatttgagaaTCGTATAAGGGCATGTGAATAGACGGAGTATGGACCTGGTATATGTAATCGCTGTCTGTTTTTAGCGACGAGAAACTCTGCTGATGTGGTAGAGACACCGTGTCTTCATCCATTGCATCATCTACTTGAGCCTTATAGGAGAACATGATTGAAGGCTGTGAAACCCTGAAACGAAACTCATTAAATAGACAACATATATGCGAGCGTATGTTTGGGGATATTTAAGCAGATTAACTTACCCGAAAAATTCTGATAGGAATGTATGATAGACCAGTGGCGTAAACAGAGTCAGATAGACAGCTGCTGTCAAGTCCACGATACACAACCCTACAGGATTttgtgtataatttaaaaagccCGCGCCAATAGATTGTACTAAGTCTAGCGTGGCTAATGTACCAGCATAGATGTAAAAACTTTTTCTTGCTGTAACATAAAAGactttgtaaaatagaaattagtaGAAAGTAGCATCTCATATTACATCCGTATTTACGTACTTGGTAGAGTTAAACGGTCTCTTAACCGCGTCCATGgcagtattaatataaaaaggtATATCTGCAATGAGAGTGTAATTAGAATTCTTACAATTGGGTTAGTGTAACACAGGCGTATTATTTTAGGAACTTACCACTGTGAAAACGAGACTGCTACAGAACCAGAACGTCATACCCCCATGACCAAACACATAGAAATCTTTACtgggaatgtggaatgtatcATCGGGTAAAACTAATTCCAATGCCCCTTGAGTTATAGTAAAAGCGAGTGCTATAAACGACGTGGCAAGTAGCACTCTACGAATGCTCGATCGACTATCTAAATGACctgtaaaatgaaatcaaaatgtaaattaaagcTTCTGTAAACTATCTTCGTGAAATGAAGTTTTACTTACCGAAAGCTAAACCAAAAATCAGTACGCTCATTTCTGTGGACAACAAGAAAAATCTAACTGTAACCCACAGCACTTTGTCAGCTCTACCACCAACCGTAGCGGCTACATTTACAGTCATTGAGACAGCGCATCGTATCACTGAAATTACTATGTTACAAATGACAAGTCCGtaaaatgctaaaaatattGGACTACTCGTTGCTCTCAATTTAAGCCGTGCTCTGTTAAATCTCACTCCAATGAATAAGAGgaacaataaatttggtaTCAATATTACAACATCCCATATTCGTATCCTAGAagataaaaacaatataacccAATGATTCTTACTAATTCAATTCGATAATGTACATATAGATAATATAGAGATAAATAgcaaaatgaaacatttccaACATAATTACATACCTTGAATCCTTAATTTCTTTGTATAAGATTAACTTGCAAAAATGCTCCTCATCGTTCATCGGAGAACTGACATTAGGGATCATTGTACTGCTTAAGTCATACGTATGCAACCAGCTTTCGGAGACTTGCTCGCGCACCGCACCAtacataatttctattatatttcaattgtcCTCAAACCATTTCTTCAGCTTTCactgtcaaataaataaacaatacatCTTCCACCACCAAGTAACCACTTAGGAGACCTATCACACAACTTCAACATCCATTGCATTTCACAGGCCATTGTAAACGTATATTGGAGCCGA
It encodes:
- the LOC144475769 gene encoding transmembrane protein adipocyte-associated 1 homolog isoform X2, translating into MYGAVREQVSESWLHTYDLSSTMIPNVSSPMNDEEHFCKLILYKEIKDSRIRIWDVVILIPNLLFLLFIGVRFNRARLKLRATSSPIFLAFYGLVICNIVISVIRCAVSMTVNVAATVGGRADKVLWVTVRFFLLSTEMSVLIFGLAFGHLDSRSSIRRVLLATSFIALAFTITQGALELVLPDDTFHIPSKDFYVFGHGGMTFWFCSSLVFTVIYLFILILPWTRLRDRLTLPTRKSFYIYAGTLATLDLVQSIGAGFLNYTQNPVGLCIVDLTAAVYLTLFTPLVYHTFLSEFFGVSQPSIMFSYKAQVDDAMDEDTVSLPHQQSFSSLKTDSDYIYQNHSVYDSTQFDTNSTPVNPLYAASLQSPDSITGYSIDSQEGQTQANGYQQ
- the LOC144475769 gene encoding uncharacterized protein LOC144475769 isoform X1 encodes the protein MYGAVREQVSESWLHTYDLSSTMIPNVSSPMNDEEHFCKLILYKEIKDSRIRIWDVVILIPNLLFLLFIGVRFNRARLKLRATSSPIFLAFYGLVICNIVISVIRCAVSMTVNVAATVGGRADKVLWVTVRFFLLSTEMSVLIFGLAFGHLDSRSSIRRVLLATSFIALAFTITQGALELVLPDDTFHIPSKDFYVFGHGGMTFWFCSSLVFTVIYLFILILPWTRLRDRLTLPTRKSFYIYAGTLATLDLVQSIGAGFLNYTQNPVGLCIVDLTAAVYLTLFTPLVYHTFLSEFFGVSQPSIMFSYKAQVDDAMDEDTVSLPHQQSFSSLKTDSDYIYQVHTPSIHMPLYDSQILKSSSSKHKASFHSLASPGDSKTTSGHAYDSSTALYRSTSGIKNFPRRLSTDKGGADLKNLPLTRSDNFIDSKKSTPDLRFPSSAWKSSSISQIKYGGPSSVSNLLFPQSTASNFLYKPKVNDSNTNLYSFTRKSSLESGRKGSEGNVAQLFEMPPPLENTLQSILDSGHYDPKVTDTFTQESSDLAGGQSIITEASKIDREETFDSSEETFHSAEETYDSADVSSASQLLLSKHMLSSDDTFGTRKKDSKKKESGGLNDYLLSLTMSNSHKSSRDSEMNPNPSSSDEKTYVQTELL